CGCTTCGGGCCCTGGAGAGCTCCCGGGAACAGCTTGCCGACCACCTTCACGACGAGGGTGACCGGTATTCCGGCTTCAATCTGGTCCATCTGACGCCCCGAAGCGGATGGTATTTCAGTAACCGGGATGCCCATCCCGGACGTCATATTCACCGCGGCGTCTACGGTCTCAGCAACCACCTGCTCCAGACGCCCTGGCCCAAGCTGCTTCGCCTTCGAGAAGCGGTTGGCGAGACTGTCATGGCGGCAGGCGAAGATGCAGAGGGCCTGCATCGACGCCTGATACCATTACTCCAGGACACAACCCCCGCACCAGACCGCCTCTTGCCAGACACCGGCGTGGGCCTGGACACCGAACGCTTCCTGTCTTCTCCGTTTATCGCCGGCACCGAGTACGGCACCCGAGCCACCACCATCGTCACTGTCTCTGCCGGAGGCGACATCCAGGTAACCGAGCAATCGTGGGGTCCGGATGCCGAAGCCGGCGAACGGCGTCGCTTCCACTGGCAGCGATAGCGATCAGGCTCTGATATAATCCGCCAAATTCTGTTACCCGATCGGAGGGTCCCCGATGGCCGGTGAAAAAGGCACCACGTCCATAGCCGACTTTGAGAAATCCCTTGATGAGCTGGAGAAACTGGTTCGCGATCTGGAACAGGGCGAGCTATCCCTGGAGCAGTCTCTGACCGCCTTCGAGCGAGGGGTGAAACTGACCAGGGAATGTCAGCAGGCACTGAAAAGCGCGGAGCAACGCGTGGAACAGTTGATGCAGAACAGCGATGGCAGCCTTGAGACGCGTCCGTTCTCTCCGGATGATGCCGAGTGATGTCAGCACAGAACTCGTTTGCGATAGACTTTCTGGAGACCTGCAGGGCGAGGGTAGACGCGGAGCTCGACCGTTGCATCAGCCGGGAATCGTCCTCTGATCGCTTGCAGGCCGCCATGCGTTACAGCGTGCTTGGCGGTGGCAAAAGGATTCGACCCGCCCTGTGCCTCGCGGCAGCCCGGGCAGTCGGCGACACCGGAGACAACGCTCTCGCCCCTGCCTGCGCGGTGGAACTCATCCACGCCTACTCATTGATACACGACGACCTGCCAGCCATGGACGACGATGACCTTCGCCGAGGCCGGCCCACGACCCACATCGCCTTTGATGAAGCCACTGCCATTCTGGCCGGGGACGCGCTGCAGGCCCTTGCCTTTGGCCTGCTTGCCGATGCCGCAGGGCCGTCGGAATCCGCCCGGCTTAGCATGGTTCGGGAGCTTGCCCGGGCCAGTGGCCACGGTGGCATGGTGGGCGGCCAGGCCATCGACCTGGAGGCCGTGGGCAAGACCCTGACCCTGGCGCAGCTGGAAGTGATGCACCGGCACAAGACCGGCGCCCTGATTGAGGCCAGTGTCCTTATTGGCGCCCTCTCGAGCCCCCGGACGCAGGAACGGGACCTCGAAGCGCTGGCCGGATACGCCAGAGCCCTGGGCCTGGCGTTTCAGGTGCAGGACGACCTGCTGGACATCGAGGGAGACACCCGGGTGATTGGCAAGCGACAGGGCTCTGACGCCGCGAGGGCCAAGCCCACCTACCCTGCCCTGCTTGGCGTCGACGGCGCCCGGGCTCGCCTGGTCGAACTGCTTGACAACGCCCAGCAAAGCCTGGCCGTGTTCGGCCCTGAAGCCGACCCGCTCCGTGCCATGGCCGATTACGTGGTGGCACGGAATCACTGAGTTCTCTCGACCGAGTTCTCTGCATTGAGCTCGCACCATTGAATGCTGGCGCCGGAAAGGCGCACACTGGACATCAACATTTTCGTAACAACTGGCCCTGTTTGTGTGAAACAGCCTCGCCTGTTCCCTTATAATGCCAGTCAGTTACCGAACGTACCGGGAAGACCCGAGCAGATGCAGGACACATACACTTTCAAGGAAATCCCGTCACAACGGCCCAACACACCGTTGCTGGACCGGATTGATGAACCCGCCCAGCTACGAGAACTTGCGCCGGAGCAGCTGACCCAGCTGGCCCGGGAGCTTCGGGCGTTTCTGCTGTGGTCAGTGGGCCAGACCGGTGGCCACTTCGGCGCCGGCCTTGGCGTGCTCGAGCTGACCGTTGCCCTGCACTATGTCTTCGAAACCCCGAGCGACCGCCTGGTGTGGGACGTCGGCCACCAGGCCTATCCGCACAAGATCCTGACCGGCCGGCGCGAGGCCATGGGCAGCATCCGTCGCAAAGGTGGCCTGGCGGGCTTCCCCAAACGCGCCGAAAGCGAGTACGACACTTTCGGTGTGGGTCATTCCAGCACTTCTATCAGCGCGGCCTTGGGTATGGCCATCGCGGCCCGGCTGCACAAGACCGGCCGCAAGAGCATTGCCGTTATCGGCGATGGTGCCATGACCGCCGGCATGGCCTTCGAGGCCCTGAACCACGCCGGCCACCTGCATGCCGACATGCTGGTGATTCTCAACGACAACGACATGTCGATTTCCCGGAACGTGGGCGGGCTGTCGAACTACTTTGCCAAGCTGCTCTCGAGCCGCACCTACAATCAGGTTCGCGACAGCAGCAAGAAGGTACTGCAGGGCGCACCCCACCTGATGGCCCTGGCCAAGAAAACCGAGGAGCACTTCAAGGGCATGATCGCCCCGGGCACCCTGTTTGAAGAATTGGGCTTCAACTACATCGGCCCTATAGATGGTCACGATCTGCCCCTGCTGGTGGAAACCCTCGAAAACATTCGCGAGCTGGAGGGCCCGCAATTCCTCCATGTGGTGACTACCAAAGGCAAGGGGTTTGCGCCTGCCGAAGCAGATCCGATCGGCTATCACGCCATCAACAAGATCGAACCGGTGCCGCCAAGCAAGCCCGAGCCGGTCAAACCCAAGGCCGCCAAACCCAAATACGCCAATGTCTTCGGCCAGTGGCTATGCGATGCCGCGGAACAGGACGAGCGCGTGGTGGGCATCACGCCGGCCATGTGTGAAGGCTCGGATCTGCTGGCCTTTTCGCAACGGTTTCCGGATCGCTATTTCGATGTCGCCATCGCCGAGCAGCACGCCGTCACACTGGCGGCCGGCCTGGCCTGCGATGGCGCCAAGCCGGTGGTGGCCATCTACTCTACTTTCCTGCAACGGGCCTACGACCAGCTGATACACGACGTGGCCATCCAGAATCTCGACGTGCTGTTTGCCATCGACCGCGCCGGCCTGGTGGGCGAAGACGGCCCCACGCACGCTGGGGCGTTCGACATCAGCTACCTGCGCTGCATCCCCAACATGGTGGTGATGACGCCCTCGGACGAAAACGAAACCCGACAGCTCCTGCAGACCGGCATGTTGTACGAAGGGCCCGCCTCGGTCCGCTACCCCCGGGGAACCGGGCCCGGCGCGACCATCGAACAGGCACTGACACCGCTTGAAATCGGCAAGGGGCGCCGTATCCGGGATGGCAAAGGCGTCGCCATACTGAACTTTGGCACGCTGCTGGCGCCGGCCCTGGAAGCTGCGGAAGCGCTCGGTGCCACGGTGGCCGACATGCGCTTCGTCAAGCCCCTGGACGAGGAGTTGGTGCTGGAGCTGGCCGAGCAGCACGATGTTCTCGTGACCCTGGAAGAGAACGCCGTTGCCGGCGGCGCTGGCAGTGCTGTCACCGAGTTTCTGAACAGCCGCCTGGTGTCCATGCCGGTACTGCAACTGGGACTGCCGGACACGTTCATGGACCACGGCAAGCACGGCGAGTTGCTGACAGAGTGCGGTCTGGATGCGGGGGGCATTGAAGCCGCCATCCGCGACCGGCTGGAGCAACTCAGTCACCAGAACCTGAAAGTGGTCAAATAGCGGCGTCCCAAGGGAAGCCAGCAGCCACAAAAAAGCCCGCATGTTGAGCGGGCTTTTTTACATCATGGCCTCAGCGGCTAGACGTCGGGATCATCGTCCTGATGGGTCTCCAGCCAGTGGCCCAGCTTGGACTGCTTGGTGTCGAGATAGTGCTCGTTGTGCGGATTACGGCCCACATGCAGGGGCACCCGCTCGGCAATATCAATACCGTAGGACGACAGCGCTTTGACTTTCCGCGGATTGTTCGTCATCAGCCGCAAGCTCTTGATACCCAGATGCTCCAGCATGTCCTTGCACATACTGTAATCCCGCAGGTCCGCGGCAAACCCCAGGCGTTCGTTGGCTTCAACCGTGTCGGCGCCCTGGTCCTGCAGGTGATAGGCGCGGATCTTGTTGAGCAGACCAATGCCACGGCCTTCCTGGCGCAGGTACATGAGAATGCCACGGCCTTCGCGGGCAATACTGCGCAGCGCTTCTTCCAGCTGATAGCCGCAGTCACAACGCATGCTGTACAGGGCGTCACCGGTGAGACACTCGGAGTGGGTACGGGCGAGCATCGGTTCGTCACTGTCCAGATCACCCAGCGTCAGGGCGACGTGCTCCTTTCCGGTATCCGGCTCCTCAAAGCCGTGCATGTCGAACACCCCGAACGGGGTCGGCAGCCGACAGGTCTGGATGTAACGAACAGCCACAGTGCTTCCTCGTGGTTCAGTCAATCGGGCCGCGCATTCTATCACGGGCCCGCCCGCTTGGCGTAGTCTCTCCACTGTCGCTCCTCCGGCGTGGTTTCATTACCCAACACTTACGAGCGCAGCATCACGCCAGATCAGGAATGACCGGCCACCCAGTGCCCGCTGCGACCGCCTTTTTTCTCAAGCAGTCGGACAGCATCGATCTCCATGCCACGGTCCACGGCCTTGCACATGTCGTACAGGGTCAGCGCGGCAACGCTGGCCGCAGTCAGCGCTTCCATCTCGACGCCGGTCTGGCCAGACAGCTTGCAGCGGGTGAGGATGTAAACCGAGGCACCGTCTTCTCCGGGCGTCAGCTCGACCTTTACCGACGTCAGGTTGAGCGCGTGGCAGAGGGGAATCAGGTCGTGGGTTTTCTTGGCCGCCATAATGCCAGCAATGCGCGCCGTCGCGAGCACGTCGCCCTTGGGGTGTTCGCCATCGATGATCATTTTCAGGGTGGCGGGCGCCATTCGGATGGTCGCCTCGGCCCTGGCTTCCCGTTCCGTGACCGCCTTGTCGGTCACGTCTACCATCCGGGCTTCGCCCTTCTCATCCAGATGCGTCAATTTTGCCACTGCTGTCTCCCGTTTGATGCTAGCTGGTTTTGGCAGTCATCCTGCCACCAGAATCCAATGCCCGCGATGCCCTGGGCCCCGTGGCGTCGGGCGATCTCAAGATGGCCCATGCTCATTCCTCCGAGCGCGTAGACCGGAAGCCTCGCCGCTGCCACCAGATCGGCGAACCGCGACCAGCCCATACCGGATTCGCCCGGATGGCTGGGGGTCGGCAACACGGCCCCCAGTACTGCGTAGTCTGCGCCCAGGGATTCGGCGTGGGCGAGCTGCTCGGCCGAGTGGCAGGAAACCCCGAGCCAGCTGCTCGCCGGAACCGGCCGCTCCGACAACTTCTCCGCCTCCCGCCACGGCAGGTGCAAACCGGCGACGCCTGGTGTCTGCCCAAAGCGCTCCGGCGAACCATGCACGAGCATATCGACCCGGTGCGCCTGCGCCAACGACACCGCTTCGCGGGCGTACTGGCGATAGTCAGCCTCCTCCAGCGACGGCGCCCTCAGCACCACCAGAGCCGGCCGCTGTCCTCTCAGGGATTGCTCCAGGCAAGACACGCCCTGACCCGCTGAGTCGATAGTGCCGGTCAACGCCAGCGCCGCAGGTAGACGCAGGGCGCGAATGATCGGTCGATTGGCTGCCGGAAACTCCCCGTCACGCAGGCTTTCCGGACAACGCCATTCCACCGGCTGACCTTCCCGCCCTACTGGTTCGCCCTCGGCGTCTGTGGTGCGCCAGACGTCCAGCAACACGCATTTGTCGCCGTAGTCATGGCGGATGGTGATCACCGGCGCCAGCCCGGACTCCGACAGCGTCAGACCGGTTTCCTCGTGAATCTCTCTCACCAGCGCCTGCTGCACCGTCTCGCCCGGCTCCACCTTGCCCCCGGGAAACT
The sequence above is drawn from the Marinobacter gudaonensis genome and encodes:
- a CDS encoding NRDE family protein yields the protein MCLIAFALGQNRHFPLVVAANRDEFFRRPTAAMDWWTTNNGTRVLAGRDLQSGGTWLAVTPAGEVGAVTNVREGTVETGRISRGELPLRALESSREQLADHLHDEGDRYSGFNLVHLTPRSGWYFSNRDAHPGRHIHRGVYGLSNHLLQTPWPKLLRLREAVGETVMAAGEDAEGLHRRLIPLLQDTTPAPDRLLPDTGVGLDTERFLSSPFIAGTEYGTRATTIVTVSAGGDIQVTEQSWGPDAEAGERRRFHWQR
- a CDS encoding exodeoxyribonuclease VII small subunit is translated as MAGEKGTTSIADFEKSLDELEKLVRDLEQGELSLEQSLTAFERGVKLTRECQQALKSAEQRVEQLMQNSDGSLETRPFSPDDAE
- the ispA gene encoding (2E,6E)-farnesyl diphosphate synthase, which produces MSAQNSFAIDFLETCRARVDAELDRCISRESSSDRLQAAMRYSVLGGGKRIRPALCLAAARAVGDTGDNALAPACAVELIHAYSLIHDDLPAMDDDDLRRGRPTTHIAFDEATAILAGDALQALAFGLLADAAGPSESARLSMVRELARASGHGGMVGGQAIDLEAVGKTLTLAQLEVMHRHKTGALIEASVLIGALSSPRTQERDLEALAGYARALGLAFQVQDDLLDIEGDTRVIGKRQGSDAARAKPTYPALLGVDGARARLVELLDNAQQSLAVFGPEADPLRAMADYVVARNH
- the dxs gene encoding 1-deoxy-D-xylulose-5-phosphate synthase yields the protein MQDTYTFKEIPSQRPNTPLLDRIDEPAQLRELAPEQLTQLARELRAFLLWSVGQTGGHFGAGLGVLELTVALHYVFETPSDRLVWDVGHQAYPHKILTGRREAMGSIRRKGGLAGFPKRAESEYDTFGVGHSSTSISAALGMAIAARLHKTGRKSIAVIGDGAMTAGMAFEALNHAGHLHADMLVILNDNDMSISRNVGGLSNYFAKLLSSRTYNQVRDSSKKVLQGAPHLMALAKKTEEHFKGMIAPGTLFEELGFNYIGPIDGHDLPLLVETLENIRELEGPQFLHVVTTKGKGFAPAEADPIGYHAINKIEPVPPSKPEPVKPKAAKPKYANVFGQWLCDAAEQDERVVGITPAMCEGSDLLAFSQRFPDRYFDVAIAEQHAVTLAAGLACDGAKPVVAIYSTFLQRAYDQLIHDVAIQNLDVLFAIDRAGLVGEDGPTHAGAFDISYLRCIPNMVVMTPSDENETRQLLQTGMLYEGPASVRYPRGTGPGATIEQALTPLEIGKGRRIRDGKGVAILNFGTLLAPALEAAEALGATVADMRFVKPLDEELVLELAEQHDVLVTLEENAVAGGAGSAVTEFLNSRLVSMPVLQLGLPDTFMDHGKHGELLTECGLDAGGIEAAIRDRLEQLSHQNLKVVK
- the ribA gene encoding GTP cyclohydrolase II: MAVRYIQTCRLPTPFGVFDMHGFEEPDTGKEHVALTLGDLDSDEPMLARTHSECLTGDALYSMRCDCGYQLEEALRSIAREGRGILMYLRQEGRGIGLLNKIRAYHLQDQGADTVEANERLGFAADLRDYSMCKDMLEHLGIKSLRLMTNNPRKVKALSSYGIDIAERVPLHVGRNPHNEHYLDTKQSKLGHWLETHQDDDPDV
- the moaC gene encoding cyclic pyranopterin monophosphate synthase MoaC is translated as MAKLTHLDEKGEARMVDVTDKAVTEREARAEATIRMAPATLKMIIDGEHPKGDVLATARIAGIMAAKKTHDLIPLCHALNLTSVKVELTPGEDGASVYILTRCKLSGQTGVEMEALTAASVAALTLYDMCKAVDRGMEIDAVRLLEKKGGRSGHWVAGHS
- a CDS encoding Nudix family hydrolase, which produces MTSKVVHVAVGVIERSGRVLIARRPDHAHQGGLLEFPGGKVEPGETVQQALVREIHEETGLTLSESGLAPVITIRHDYGDKCVLLDVWRTTDAEGEPVGREGQPVEWRCPESLRDGEFPAANRPIIRALRLPAALALTGTIDSAGQGVSCLEQSLRGQRPALVVLRAPSLEEADYRQYAREAVSLAQAHRVDMLVHGSPERFGQTPGVAGLHLPWREAEKLSERPVPASSWLGVSCHSAEQLAHAESLGADYAVLGAVLPTPSHPGESGMGWSRFADLVAAARLPVYALGGMSMGHLEIARRHGAQGIAGIGFWWQDDCQNQLASNGRQQWQN